A genomic stretch from Hemicordylus capensis ecotype Gifberg chromosome 5, rHemCap1.1.pri, whole genome shotgun sequence includes:
- the LOC128326521 gene encoding endosome-associated-trafficking regulator 1-like — translation MPRPLLAGCSHSRGLNEEEEKIQPCYHHHTEPPPEHSKSLISPGDSQLKDPDDPAASSVKGLAKNKTRCSTRQHEAKNRNYRKKMARQALDLEEVPLSPEPLGLSLDFQEPLYKEPTVSDNLSDDEDWTGTYPPSVYDKAHMSRVTNVAQCGPYNYNQATLSGMESFSSWPFSNNEACIGCPSHAKAAEGYAAHEEPIGDVEYGSPQLSYQELKEENSMLRRKIKRIQNFSESQTQMVRNLERTLQATVTKEEKEAQDLEALMQQAEHNLQSMTQRALKAECEMEKMKQEMSFLQAEVACYKMENDSLRSGRSANMGAVKQHVDIALQNLLRVTNHAHATIHQLVFGAETLTLVADLLKSVGRMSEVEKEDGEKKQA, via the coding sequence ATGCCACGGCCACTTCTTGCAGGCTGCTCACATTCCCGAGGCCtgaatgaggaggaagagaaaatcCAGCCGTGCTACCACCACCATACAGAACCTCCTCCAGAGCACAGCAAGAGTCTCATAAGTCCTGGAGACAGTCAGCTGAAAGATCCAGATGACCCAGCCGCATCTTCTGTGAAAGGTTTGGCTAAAAATAAGACCCGCTGTTCAACAAGACAACACGAAGCAAAAAATAGAAATTACAGAAAGAAAATGGCTAGGCAGGCCCTTGACCTTGAAGAAGTGCCTCTGTCCCCTGAACCATTGGGTTTAAGCCTGGATTTTCAAGAGCCATTATACAAGGAGCCAACAGTTTCTGATAACCTGTCAGATGATGAAGATTGGACAGGGACGTATCCACCATCTGTCTATGACAAAGCACACATGTCCAGGGTCACCAATGTCGCCCAGTGTGGTCCATACAATTACAACCAAGCCACGCTTTCCGGGATGGAATCTTTTTCTTCATGGCCTTTCAGTAACAATGAAGCATGTATTGGGTGTCCTTCTCATGCCAAGGCAGCTGAAGGCTATGCTGCCCATGAAGAGCCTATAGGAGACGTAGAGTATGGATCTCCCCAGCTGAGCTATCAAGAGCTCAAAGAAGAAAATTCTATGCTGAGGAGGAAGATCAAAAGGATCCAGAACTTCTCAGAAAGCCAGACACAGATGGTGAGAAACCTTGAGAGGACCCTGCAAGCCACAGTGACTAAAGAGGAGAAGGAAGCTCAGGATCTGGAAGCGCTGATGCAACAGGCGGAACACAACCTCCAGTCCATGACTCAGAGAGCACTGAAAGCGGAGTGtgagatggagaagatgaagcaAGAGATGTCCTTCCTCCAGGCTGAGGTGGCCTGCTACAAGATGGAGAATGATAGTCTGCGGTCGGGCCGGTCTGCCAACATGGGGGCGGTGAAACAGCACGTCGACATTGCTTTGCAGAACCTCCTCAGGGTCACCAATCATGCCCATGCTACCATCCATCAGCTGGTCTTTGGAGCCGAAACACTGACACTTGTCGCTGACCTCCTTAAATCTGTAGGCCGAATGTCTGAAGTTGAAAAGGAAGATGGAGAGAAGAAACAAGCCTAG
- the KCNJ4 gene encoding inward rectifier potassium channel 4, giving the protein MIKRVMGSIRVNRYSIVSTEEDGHKVSALGSIDGHSRNGKGHAPRRKRRNRFVKKNGQCNVYFANLSNKSQRYMADIFTTCVDTRWRYMLMIFSAAFLVSWLFFGLLFWIIAFFHGDLDASSTGSGSIGTTATKLCIKHVNGFLGAFLFSVETQTTIGYGFRYVTEECPLAIMVVVAQSIVGCVIDSFMIGTIMAKMARPKKRAQTLLFSHHAVISLRDGKLCLMWRVGNLRRSHIVEAHVRAQLIKPYMTAEGEYLPVDQRDLNVGYDIGLDRIFLVSPIIIVHEIDEESPLYGMGKEELEREDFEIVVILEGMVEATAMTTQARSSYLASEIIWGHRFEPVVFEEKKHYKVDYSRFHKTYEVAGTPCCSARELQESKITILPSPPPPPSAFCYENELALVSQDEEEEEDDLDVRVNLGGGTEEDAGVIPMMEFGSHMDLERLQVSIPLDALSYRRESAI; this is encoded by the exons ATGATAAAGCGAGTCATGGGCAGCATCCGAGTAAACAG GtacagtattgtctccactgaagAGGACGGGCATAAAGTCTCTGCCCTTGGCAGCATTGATGGGCACAGTCGAAATGGGAAAGGCCATGCCCCCCGACGGAAACGACGCAACCGTTTCGTTAAGAAGAATGGCCAGTGCAATGTCTACTTTGCCAACCTAAGCAACAAGTCCCAGCGCTACATGGCGGACATCTTCACGACATGTGTGGATACGCGTTGGCGCTACATGCTCATGATCTTCTCAGCAGCCTTCTTGGTCTCCTGGCTGTTTTTTGGCCTCCTCTTCTGGATCATTGCTTTCTTTCATGGTGACTTAGATGCCTCTAGCACAGGAAGTGGGTCTATTGGGACAACTGCTACAAAACTCTGCATCAAGCATGTCAATGGATTCTTGGGAGCTTTCCTCTTTTCTGTAGAAACACAGACAACCATTGGGTACGGCTTCCGCTATGTGACGGAAGAATGCCCGCTAGCTATAATGGTGGTAGTGGCCCAGTCCATTGTGGGCTGTGTTATTGATTCCTTCATGATTGGCACCATCATGGCTAAGATGGCACGCCCAAAGAAAAGGGCCCAGACCCTCCTTTTCAGCCACCACGCTGTCATCTCTCTGCGTGATGGCAAACTCTGCCTCATGTGGCGGGTGGGGAATTTGAGGAGGAGCCATATTGTGGAGGCTCATGTTCGGGCCCAGCTGATCAAGCCTTACATGACCGCGGAAGGTGAATATCTTCCAGTGGACCAGCGGGATCTAAATGTAGGCTATGACATTGGCCTTGACCGAATCTTCTTAGTATCCCCCATTATTATTGTCCATGAGATCGATGAGGAAAGCCCACTCTATGGGATGGGCAAAGAAGAGCTGGAGAGGGAGGACTTTGAGATTGTCGTCATCCTTGAGGGCATGGTGGAAGCTACAGCCATGACCACCCAGGCCCGCAGCTCCTACTTGGCTAGCGAGATTATCTGGGGCCACCGTTTCGAGCCTGTTGTCTTTGAGGAGAAGAAGCATTATAAGGTGGACTATTCACGTTTCCACAAGACCTACGAGGTGGCTGGGACCCCTTGCTGCTCTGCACGGGAGTTGCAGGAAAGCAAGATCaccatcctgccttcccctccgcCACCCCCTAGTGCCTTCTGCTATGAGAATGAGCTGGCTCTTGTCAGCCaggatgaagaggaagaggaagatgacTTGGATGTGAGAGTAAATTTGGgaggaggaactgaggaggaTGCAGGAGTCATACCTATGATGGAGTTTGGGAGCCACATGGATCTCGAACGGTTGCAAGTTTCTATCCCCCTGGATGCACTCTCGTACCGGCGGGAATCAGCCATTTAA